From a single Methanofollis sp. W23 genomic region:
- a CDS encoding type II toxin-antitoxin system RelE/ParE family toxin, with amino-acid sequence MIWRIVITPGAERDFTRFQLHEKQRIKNRLYQLAEEPHPRRHLKKLKGHQDSPLYSLRVGRFRILLALEDDTLVIIVIEIGDRRNIYKSY; translated from the coding sequence ATGATCTGGCGGATCGTTATCACGCCGGGTGCGGAGCGAGATTTTACCCGGTTCCAGCTCCATGAAAAGCAGCGGATAAAAAACAGACTCTACCAACTTGCAGAGGAACCGCACCCACGAAGGCACCTCAAGAAATTGAAAGGACACCAGGACTCCCCATTGTATTCCCTCAGGGTTGGGCGTTTTCGTATACTCCTCGCCCTGGAAGATGACACTCTGGTGATCATCGTGATCGAGATCGGAGACCGACGAAACATCTACAAAAGTTACTGA
- a CDS encoding class I SAM-dependent methyltransferase, translating into MDISLICRLFETLPRQGPGNDESTARAFHMIPKLPENPEVLDVGCGSGMQTLALARLCPDARITAVDVHRPVLDALEERAAAAGLADRVRTVQASMDDLPFEKDSFDLIWAEGSIFIMGFEEGLSYWQEYLKDGGYMAVSESAWFTAAPSPEAKGFWAEEYPAIRTEEEYRAVIKACGLDLVGSFRLPDAAWWDDFYRPLETRLEEFAAEYAGDSEAMELVEGVKREIAVYQDHAAEYGYVFFVMRK; encoded by the coding sequence ATGGATATTTCACTGATCTGCCGCCTCTTCGAGACCCTGCCACGGCAGGGTCCAGGTAACGACGAGAGCACAGCCCGCGCCTTCCATATGATCCCCAAACTCCCGGAGAACCCCGAGGTTCTCGACGTCGGGTGTGGTTCAGGGATGCAGACCCTCGCCCTCGCACGCCTCTGCCCTGACGCAAGGATCACGGCCGTCGACGTCCACCGTCCTGTCCTCGACGCCCTTGAGGAGCGGGCCGCGGCGGCCGGGCTTGCCGACCGGGTCAGGACGGTCCAGGCCTCGATGGACGACCTCCCCTTCGAGAAAGATTCTTTCGACCTCATCTGGGCAGAGGGATCGATCTTTATCATGGGGTTCGAGGAGGGGCTCTCGTACTGGCAGGAATACCTTAAAGACGGCGGATATATGGCAGTCTCCGAGTCGGCCTGGTTCACCGCCGCCCCCTCGCCCGAGGCAAAGGGGTTCTGGGCAGAGGAATACCCCGCGATCAGGACCGAAGAAGAGTACAGGGCGGTCATCAAAGCGTGCGGCCTCGACCTCGTCGGCTCGTTCAGGCTCCCTGACGCGGCCTGGTGGGATGACTTCTACCGCCCGCTTGAAACGAGGCTCGAAGAGTTTGCGGCGGAATACGCCGGCGACTCCGAGGCGATGGAACTCGTCGAGGGAGTGAAGAGGGAGATCGCGGTGTACCAGGACCACGCGGCAGAGTATGGATATGTCTTTTTTGTGATGCGGAAGTAG
- a CDS encoding ABC transporter ATP-binding protein, which yields MYKYLQNRFALSEQGAKDFVKGSLYCALADISLMVPLGLVVLLLDALLEPLLGVPTGKPPDLLLYTVLGLLILGFMFVCHWYQYASVFISTYRESATRRISLAEKLRHLPLSYFGEKDLSDLTNTIMGDCTTLETAFSHAIPQLVGASISTVLVGIGLLVFDWQMGVALLWVIPVALVIILGSKKIHQRGVQKHYDAKRACADGIQECLETVQDIKAYHQEEAYLAGLDQKLDEAERLQISSEFTAGIFVKSAEMVLKLGLATVILVGSSLLIAGQTDLLVFLVFLIAASRIYDPLTGILANIAQIIHTDVPINRMNEIMRHPVQEGATEYATDGYDIVFDHVGFSYNEGETVLNDVSFTAKQGEVTALVGPSGGGKTTATKLAARFWDIDRGTVTLGGVDISTVDPEALLRNYAIVFQDVVLFNDTVMENIRLGRKNATDDEVRAAAQAAMCDEFVSRLPQGYQTVIGENGSTLSGGERQRISIARALLKDAPVVLLDEATASLDVENETKIQTAISQLIKDKTVLVIAHRMRTVANADKIVVLDGGYVAQQGTSDELLKEGGLYTHMSTLQRQSMEWSI from the coding sequence ATGTATAAGTATCTGCAGAATAGGTTCGCGCTCAGTGAACAGGGGGCGAAGGACTTCGTCAAAGGGAGCCTGTACTGCGCCCTCGCCGACATCAGCCTGATGGTGCCCCTGGGCCTGGTGGTCCTCCTGCTCGACGCCCTCCTGGAACCGCTCCTCGGCGTGCCGACCGGTAAGCCCCCAGACCTTCTCCTGTACACCGTGCTCGGCCTGCTCATCCTCGGGTTTATGTTTGTCTGCCACTGGTACCAGTATGCCAGCGTCTTCATCTCCACCTATCGCGAGAGTGCGACGCGTCGTATCTCTCTTGCAGAGAAACTGCGCCACCTGCCGTTGTCGTACTTCGGGGAGAAAGACCTCTCTGACCTGACAAACACCATCATGGGCGACTGTACCACCCTGGAGACGGCCTTCTCCCACGCGATCCCGCAGCTGGTCGGGGCAAGCATCTCGACGGTCCTGGTCGGGATCGGGCTGCTGGTCTTTGACTGGCAGATGGGAGTGGCCCTGCTCTGGGTGATCCCTGTCGCCCTGGTGATCATTCTCGGCTCAAAAAAGATTCACCAGCGAGGGGTCCAGAAGCATTATGACGCGAAACGTGCCTGTGCGGACGGGATCCAGGAGTGCCTGGAGACGGTGCAGGACATCAAGGCCTATCACCAGGAAGAGGCTTACCTGGCCGGGCTGGACCAGAAACTGGATGAGGCCGAGCGGCTCCAGATCTCGTCAGAGTTCACCGCCGGGATCTTTGTCAAGAGTGCGGAGATGGTGTTGAAACTGGGACTGGCAACCGTGATCCTGGTCGGGAGCAGTCTGCTGATCGCCGGCCAGACCGACTTGCTGGTCTTTCTGGTCTTCTTAATCGCGGCGTCCAGGATCTATGACCCCCTCACCGGGATCCTTGCCAACATCGCACAGATCATTCATACCGATGTCCCCATCAACCGGATGAACGAGATCATGCGTCATCCGGTGCAGGAGGGTGCCACCGAGTATGCAACGGACGGTTACGACATCGTCTTCGATCATGTGGGGTTCTCCTATAACGAGGGCGAGACGGTCCTGAACGACGTCTCGTTCACCGCGAAGCAGGGCGAAGTGACGGCGCTGGTCGGGCCCTCGGGCGGCGGGAAGACTACGGCGACAAAACTCGCGGCCCGCTTCTGGGATATCGACCGCGGGACGGTCACGCTCGGCGGCGTGGACATCTCGACGGTCGATCCCGAGGCCTTGCTGAGAAATTATGCCATCGTCTTCCAGGACGTCGTGCTCTTCAACGATACGGTGATGGAAAATATCAGGCTCGGGAGAAAGAACGCGACCGACGACGAGGTGAGGGCGGCGGCGCAGGCGGCGATGTGCGACGAGTTCGTCTCTCGCCTGCCTCAGGGCTACCAGACGGTCATCGGCGAGAATGGTTCGACATTGTCGGGCGGTGAGCGCCAGCGGATCTCCATTGCACGGGCACTGCTCAAGGACGCACCGGTCGTCCTCCTGGACGAGGCGACGGCGTCTCTTGATGTCGAGAACGAGACGAAGATCCAGACCGCCATCTCGCAGTTGATCAAGGACAAGACCGTGCTGGTCATCGCCCACCGGATGCGGACGGTCGCGAATGCCGACAAGATCGTCGTGCTGGACGGGGGATATGTGGCACAGCAGGGCACTTCTGATGAGTTGCTCAAGGAAGGAGGGCTGTATACACACATGAGCACCCTCCAGCGCCAGAGTATGGAATGGTCGATATAA
- a CDS encoding ABC transporter ATP-binding protein, protein MKKNDKKGIPWLFELAGGHRILILMACILSAISAILSFAPYICIWYVVRDVFAAWPDLSAATGVTWYGWLAVGFAVLSVVLYFAALICSHLAAFRVEKNMRKEAMHKIVTLPLGFFDQHTSGRMRKIIDDNASVTHTFMAHLLPDLAGAVVMPVAILALLFVFDWRLGLVSLIPVALSIYYLKQMMGGDRVGSIQKYMDALEEMNTEAVEYVRGVPVVKVFQQTVYSFKNFHQAILDYKDWTLDYALNCRAPMTKYTIALNGTFVLLIPAGLLLIAHAPDYQGFLLNLIFYILFTPVCAVMMNKVMRLAEGYFVAMEAVTRVTELLDDDPLPEPARPEQPKDHSVAFKNVSFAYPGSKDYAVRDLRFEIPEGKTYALVGPSGGGKTTIASLIPRFWDVQEGSVEVGGVDVRQMASAHLMDQVAFVFQHAHLFKASILENIRFARPGADREEVLRAAELAQCTEILDKFPQGLDTVVGTDGVYFSGGEQQRIALARAILKDAPIIVLDEATAFADPENEYQIQRAFEKLTANKTVLMIAHRLSSVRNVDCILVIQDGMVKEQGTHDALLAQEGLYAEMWQEYQRSVEWKVGKEENHV, encoded by the coding sequence GTGAAAAAAAATGATAAAAAAGGGATCCCATGGCTCTTTGAACTTGCAGGCGGCCATCGCATCCTGATCCTGATGGCATGCATCCTCTCAGCGATCAGTGCCATCCTCTCTTTCGCCCCCTATATCTGTATCTGGTATGTGGTTCGAGACGTCTTTGCTGCATGGCCAGACCTCTCCGCCGCCACAGGCGTCACCTGGTATGGATGGCTGGCAGTCGGGTTTGCCGTCCTCAGCGTTGTGCTCTACTTTGCCGCGCTGATATGCTCCCACCTGGCGGCGTTCCGCGTCGAGAAGAACATGAGAAAAGAGGCGATGCACAAAATCGTCACCCTGCCTCTCGGGTTCTTCGACCAGCACACCAGCGGGCGCATGAGAAAGATCATCGACGACAATGCCTCGGTCACCCACACCTTCATGGCACACCTCCTGCCCGACCTTGCCGGTGCAGTGGTGATGCCGGTCGCCATCCTGGCCCTGCTCTTTGTCTTCGACTGGAGACTGGGGCTTGTGAGTCTCATCCCGGTGGCCCTGAGCATCTATTACCTCAAACAGATGATGGGAGGCGATCGGGTCGGCTCGATCCAGAAATACATGGACGCCCTCGAAGAGATGAACACCGAGGCCGTCGAATATGTGCGCGGCGTCCCGGTGGTCAAAGTCTTCCAGCAGACAGTATACTCGTTCAAAAATTTCCACCAGGCCATCCTGGACTATAAAGACTGGACGCTGGACTATGCCCTCAATTGCCGCGCCCCGATGACGAAGTACACCATCGCCCTCAACGGAACCTTCGTCCTGCTGATCCCGGCCGGGTTGCTGCTCATCGCCCACGCCCCCGACTACCAGGGCTTTCTCCTGAACCTGATCTTCTACATCCTCTTCACCCCGGTCTGTGCGGTGATGATGAACAAGGTCATGCGCCTGGCAGAAGGGTATTTTGTCGCGATGGAGGCAGTCACCCGTGTCACCGAACTCCTGGACGACGACCCTCTCCCTGAACCTGCCCGCCCTGAGCAGCCCAAAGACCATTCGGTCGCCTTTAAGAACGTCTCGTTTGCCTATCCTGGAAGCAAGGACTACGCGGTCAGGGACCTCAGGTTCGAGATCCCTGAAGGGAAGACCTATGCGCTGGTCGGGCCCTCAGGCGGAGGAAAAACCACCATTGCAAGTCTGATCCCCCGCTTCTGGGACGTGCAGGAGGGGTCGGTCGAAGTGGGCGGCGTGGACGTGAGGCAGATGGCCTCGGCTCACCTGATGGACCAGGTCGCGTTCGTGTTCCAGCATGCCCACCTCTTCAAGGCAAGCATCCTGGAAAATATCAGGTTTGCCAGACCTGGTGCCGACCGCGAGGAGGTACTCAGGGCGGCAGAACTGGCCCAGTGCACCGAGATCCTCGACAAATTTCCGCAAGGCCTGGACACGGTCGTCGGGACAGACGGGGTATATTTCTCAGGCGGCGAACAGCAGCGTATCGCCCTGGCCCGTGCGATCCTCAAGGACGCCCCCATCATCGTCCTGGACGAAGCGACGGCATTTGCGGATCCAGAGAACGAATACCAGATCCAGCGTGCATTTGAAAAATTGACTGCGAACAAGACCGTGCTGATGATCGCCCACCGGCTCTCGTCTGTGCGCAACGTCGACTGCATCCTGGTCATCCAGGACGGTATGGTGAAAGAACAGGGAACCCACGACGCACTCCTTGCACAGGAGGGGCTGTATGCAGAGATGTGGCAGGAATACCAGCGCTCTGTAGAATGGAAAGTGGGAAAGGAGGAGAATCATGTATAA
- a CDS encoding HAMP domain-containing sensor histidine kinase: protein MTFHDILNLLSAVDGYREILDSEMQTHPELHRPYECMGKAVDGIRWHAETAESYMAPKVPPSRWLNLHDLVLVAADEVPHERVDLVIDVGDAEIYADTLIRMVLFNLIENALHHGGGNVSVLQIVFSEDENGGVIAVQDNGCGIPEEHKSRIFRYGFGDHTGMGLFFTWRALKLLNFSISEVGTEGHGARFEIRIPPGRYHSNRNT, encoded by the coding sequence ATGACCTTTCACGACATTCTCAACCTGCTCTCTGCAGTCGATGGATACAGAGAGATTCTTGACAGCGAGATGCAGACACACCCTGAACTTCACCGGCCCTATGAATGCATGGGGAAGGCGGTGGACGGCATACGGTGGCACGCGGAGACCGCCGAGTCCTATATGGCCCCGAAGGTGCCGCCCTCGAGATGGCTCAATCTCCACGACCTGGTCCTGGTCGCCGCCGATGAGGTCCCCCATGAGAGGGTCGATCTTGTCATCGATGTCGGAGATGCCGAGATCTATGCCGACACATTGATCAGAATGGTACTCTTCAACCTGATCGAGAATGCCTTGCACCATGGCGGCGGAAATGTTTCAGTTCTACAGATCGTCTTCTCTGAAGATGAGAACGGGGGCGTCATCGCCGTTCAAGATAACGGCTGTGGAATCCCCGAAGAGCACAAGTCCCGGATCTTCAGGTACGGCTTCGGGGACCACACGGGCATGGGCCTTTTCTTTACCTGGCGAGCTCTGAAACTCCTCAACTTCTCGATCTCGGAAGTGGGGACAGAGGGGCATGGCGCACGCTTCGAGATCAGGATCCCTCCTGGGCGGTATCATTCCAACAGGAATACCTGA
- a CDS encoding N-6 DNA methylase, with product MTDSRTRNDDLHQIVSMLHADPATAHSPLLFTSLLTLKMVADQRAEWEDAAANHRRPHLIMRIGQEYQADDLPGFLAYAPAWDEICAAESPGNALTEAFARLEQAHPGEETWFDALVFSPDQDTLWAEVVEKISNLSFLDDDLTARRRLKSRVYNGIRHEVWRGGDTFAIPPILPSLLVPLLAPGEDMAVFDPFCQDGTIVNEVARYARRDGMDGGVALYAQTPNDYTRLVTGLTLLAHNCPDVHIATGDPILTPGFAEGRSLAVFDRVVGTIPAGAMDWGSEALQPRDPYDRFIMYGVPPRTSRDYAYLVHAIASLARGGRLVAFVPTGVLDRSARTEKDIRARIITRDRVEGVIALPPRISPSRTVEYAVLVIAAGKTADRQEKTVFIDASGLFEQGGVIGQGILERDITTILDAYTAFSTVEGFSAVATIDEIAAQDFNLEVSRYVQPVRSDEQAEPFDLDAAIAELKTIRERKEDALNRFLESVTRLAHEQR from the coding sequence GTGACCGACTCGCGGACACGCAACGACGACCTGCACCAGATCGTGAGCATGCTGCATGCCGACCCGGCCACCGCACACTCGCCTCTTCTCTTCACCTCCCTCCTCACCCTCAAAATGGTGGCCGACCAGAGAGCAGAATGGGAAGACGCGGCAGCGAACCATCGTCGCCCCCATCTCATAATGAGGATAGGACAGGAGTACCAGGCAGACGACCTTCCTGGCTTTCTCGCCTATGCCCCGGCGTGGGACGAGATCTGCGCCGCAGAAAGCCCCGGAAATGCGCTGACCGAGGCCTTCGCCCGTCTCGAACAGGCCCATCCCGGCGAGGAGACATGGTTCGACGCCCTGGTCTTCAGCCCCGACCAGGACACCCTCTGGGCCGAGGTCGTCGAGAAGATCTCCAATCTCTCGTTTCTCGACGATGATCTCACCGCCCGCAGACGACTCAAGTCCCGGGTATATAACGGGATCAGGCACGAGGTCTGGAGAGGCGGCGACACCTTCGCCATCCCTCCGATTCTCCCCTCCCTCCTTGTCCCCCTCCTGGCGCCCGGGGAAGACATGGCGGTCTTCGATCCCTTCTGCCAGGACGGCACCATTGTGAACGAGGTGGCACGGTACGCCAGGAGGGATGGAATGGATGGCGGGGTCGCCCTCTATGCCCAGACACCCAACGACTACACCAGGCTGGTCACAGGCCTCACCCTGCTGGCACACAACTGCCCCGACGTGCACATCGCGACCGGCGACCCCATCCTGACGCCCGGGTTTGCGGAGGGGAGAAGCCTCGCCGTATTCGACCGTGTGGTCGGCACCATCCCTGCAGGGGCCATGGACTGGGGGTCTGAGGCACTCCAACCCCGCGACCCCTATGACCGGTTCATCATGTACGGCGTCCCGCCGCGGACGAGCAGGGACTACGCGTACCTCGTCCATGCCATCGCCTCCCTTGCCAGAGGCGGGAGGCTGGTAGCCTTTGTCCCGACTGGCGTCCTCGACAGGAGCGCGAGAACAGAGAAGGATATCAGGGCGAGGATCATCACCCGCGACCGCGTCGAGGGAGTCATCGCCCTCCCGCCCCGGATATCTCCCTCGAGGACAGTGGAATATGCCGTCCTCGTCATCGCCGCAGGGAAGACCGCGGACCGGCAGGAGAAGACCGTCTTCATCGACGCCTCAGGGTTGTTCGAGCAGGGCGGGGTAATAGGTCAGGGCATTTTGGAGCGAGACATCACGACGATCCTCGACGCCTACACCGCCTTTTCCACGGTCGAGGGCTTCAGCGCCGTGGCGACCATCGACGAGATCGCGGCACAGGACTTCAACCTCGAGGTCTCGCGGTATGTCCAACCGGTGCGGTCAGATGAACAGGCCGAGCCGTTCGACCTCGACGCGGCCATTGCCGAACTCAAAACGATCAGAGAAAGAAAAGAAGACGCCCTGAACCGGTTCCTGGAGAGCGTCACGCGCCTGGCGCACGAGCAGAGATAG